The following are encoded together in the Desulfoplanes formicivorans genome:
- a CDS encoding hydrogenase maturation protease — MDWSKMFNSRVVVFGCGNVLYADDGIGPALIAALEKDPDVPDDVALLDVGTSIRGLLFDMVLSDKLPERVVVVDAVTQSDREPGEIFEIDVDQMDPKKISDFTLHQFPTTNLLKELRDSTGIDLKILVVQSAYIPEAMEEGLSPTLQAKLPELMAKVKTYF, encoded by the coding sequence ATGGATTGGTCAAAAATGTTCAATTCCCGCGTGGTTGTTTTCGGGTGCGGGAATGTGCTGTATGCCGACGACGGTATTGGGCCGGCATTGATCGCCGCGCTGGAAAAGGACCCGGATGTGCCGGATGATGTGGCCCTGCTGGACGTGGGAACCTCCATCAGGGGCCTGCTCTTCGACATGGTCCTCAGCGATAAGCTTCCCGAACGGGTCGTCGTGGTCGACGCGGTCACCCAGAGCGATCGGGAGCCAGGCGAAATTTTCGAGATCGACGTGGACCAGATGGACCCCAAAAAAATCTCGGATTTCACCCTGCACCAATTTCCGACCACCAACCTGCTCAAGGAACTCAGGGACAGCACCGGGATTGATCTCAAGATTCTCGTTGTTCAAAGCGCCTATATTCCCGAGGCCATGGAAGAAGGCCTCAGCCCGACCCTTCAGGCCAAGCTTCCCGAGCTCATGGCCAAGGTCAAAACCTATTTCTGA
- a CDS encoding methyl viologen-reducing hydrogenase — protein MAKVTVAEEWLNSCSGCEIATLNIGDVLVDLLVNNLEFVHIPVIMDHKYFGQTGEETEMNIPEAVVGIISGSVRNEEHVEVAKEMRKKCQILIALGTCATDGGIPALINMYDNDELNQFVYKDSPTTDPGEPPTKNIPPLLDKCYALDEVVDVDIYLPGCPPHPDWITAAVLALLEGKTEFAMPERSVCDTCPTIKQGKKGLPDIKRMLQSPVFDPDKPIDDMRCLLEQGFLCLGPVTRAGCGGKSGNPRCISTRMPCRGCYGPIRKGAKPIVDYMGALASNGFDPSTMPDRRGYLARFCGAHNMLKKLG, from the coding sequence ATGGCCAAAGTAACTGTTGCCGAGGAATGGCTCAACTCATGCTCCGGGTGTGAGATAGCCACTCTGAATATCGGTGATGTCCTGGTTGATCTCCTGGTCAACAACCTGGAGTTTGTCCACATCCCGGTCATCATGGATCATAAATACTTCGGGCAGACCGGTGAAGAAACCGAGATGAACATTCCCGAAGCTGTTGTTGGTATTATTTCCGGCAGCGTTCGCAACGAGGAACACGTTGAGGTCGCCAAGGAAATGCGCAAAAAATGCCAGATCCTAATCGCCTTGGGCACATGTGCCACAGATGGTGGTATCCCCGCCCTGATCAACATGTACGACAACGACGAACTGAACCAGTTCGTGTACAAGGATTCTCCCACTACAGATCCCGGAGAACCCCCGACCAAGAATATCCCGCCCTTGCTGGACAAGTGCTACGCCCTGGACGAAGTTGTGGACGTGGACATCTATCTTCCCGGCTGTCCTCCGCATCCTGACTGGATAACGGCCGCAGTCCTGGCCCTGCTTGAAGGCAAAACTGAATTCGCCATGCCTGAACGGTCCGTATGCGATACCTGCCCGACCATCAAACAGGGCAAAAAGGGATTGCCAGACATCAAGCGCATGCTCCAGAGCCCGGTATTCGATCCGGACAAGCCCATTGACGACATGCGCTGCCTGTTGGAACAGGGTTTTCTCTGCCTCGGGCCGGTCACCCGCGCAGGCTGTGGCGGCAAAAGCGGCAACCCTCGGTGCATCAGCACACGTATGCCCTGCCGAGGCTGCTATGGACCCATCCGCAAGGGTGCCAAGCCCATTGTCGACTATATGGGCGCCCTGGCTTCCAACGGTTTTGATCCCTCGACCATGCCGGACCGTCGTGGGTATCTGGCCCGGTTCTGCGGCGCACACAACATGCTGAAAAAACTAGGTTAG
- a CDS encoding Ni/Fe hydrogenase subunit alpha — translation MGKTLNIAPVSRIEGHASVTIQLDDSGNVEDARLHVLSLRGFEKFVVGRPVEEVCRIVNRICGICPWQHHLASNKAADQCLGVTPPPTGRKLRELCQMLAYIPDKILHFYFLAAPDFVLGPDADYSVRNVVGIVGAAPDLAKKVVHMRYKSQMMLEKFAGKVIHPMAAVVGGYSRPMLEEERKELLQGVLEFKDFALFTMKFAREEVFPKYLDAVKTLGVFPSGYIGTVDKEGALQLYDGELRLQSADGKIEQFPYSEYKNHIGEHIEDWSYLKFPYAKNWGQLKLDENDPVGVYRSNCLARINVCDKMATPLAQEELEIFRKSFGRPAHLTLLYNWARLIELVYCAERAEELLNDPEITGRDIRATNIEPKAGEGFGCVEAPRGTLIHNYKTDENGMVTMANLIVGTTHNNAAMNLSVKQAAKAVIKDGKYDQGILNRIEMAVRAYDPUMSCATHRLDGGIAMEVKIQDREGNTLDTMKR, via the coding sequence ATGGGTAAGACATTAAATATAGCCCCGGTCTCCCGCATTGAGGGTCACGCGAGCGTCACCATCCAGCTCGATGACAGCGGCAATGTGGAAGATGCAAGACTTCATGTCTTGTCCCTCAGGGGATTTGAAAAATTCGTGGTCGGCCGTCCCGTTGAAGAGGTCTGCCGGATCGTCAACCGCATCTGCGGTATCTGTCCCTGGCAGCATCACCTGGCCTCCAACAAGGCTGCTGACCAGTGTCTCGGCGTAACACCGCCTCCCACAGGCCGGAAACTCCGTGAACTCTGCCAGATGCTGGCCTATATCCCGGACAAGATCCTTCACTTCTACTTTCTGGCCGCTCCGGATTTCGTCCTCGGTCCTGACGCCGACTATTCCGTGCGGAACGTTGTGGGTATTGTGGGCGCCGCTCCGGACCTGGCCAAGAAAGTCGTGCACATGCGCTACAAGTCCCAGATGATGCTCGAAAAATTCGCCGGCAAGGTCATCCATCCCATGGCCGCTGTTGTGGGCGGATACTCCCGGCCCATGCTGGAAGAAGAGCGCAAGGAACTTCTCCAGGGTGTTCTGGAATTCAAGGATTTCGCCCTGTTCACCATGAAATTCGCCCGGGAAGAGGTCTTCCCCAAATACCTGGACGCGGTAAAAACCCTGGGTGTTTTCCCTTCCGGGTACATAGGAACCGTGGACAAGGAAGGCGCACTGCAGCTCTATGATGGTGAACTCCGTCTCCAGAGCGCTGACGGCAAGATCGAACAGTTCCCGTACAGCGAGTACAAGAACCACATCGGCGAGCATATCGAGGACTGGAGCTATCTCAAGTTCCCCTACGCCAAGAACTGGGGCCAGCTGAAACTCGATGAAAACGACCCCGTGGGTGTCTACCGGTCCAATTGTCTGGCACGTATCAATGTCTGTGACAAGATGGCCACTCCCCTGGCTCAGGAAGAGCTGGAAATCTTCCGCAAGAGCTTTGGTCGCCCCGCGCACCTGACCCTGCTCTACAACTGGGCACGTCTGATCGAGCTGGTCTACTGTGCAGAACGCGCCGAGGAGCTCCTGAACGATCCCGAGATCACCGGAAGAGACATCCGGGCAACCAACATCGAACCCAAGGCTGGTGAAGGGTTCGGTTGTGTGGAAGCACCTCGCGGAACCCTCATCCACAATTACAAGACCGATGAAAACGGCATGGTCACCATGGCCAACCTCATTGTTGGTACGACCCACAACAATGCGGCCATGAACCTGTCAGTCAAGCAGGCCGCCAAGGCGGTCATAAAGGACGGCAAATACGACCAGGGCATCCTGAACAGGATCGAGATGGCCGTACGCGCCTATGACCCGTGAATGAGCTGCGCTACTCACCGCCTGGATGGCGGTATTGCCATGGAAGTCAAGATCCAGGACAGGGAAGGCAACACCCTGGATACCATGAAACGCTAG
- a CDS encoding hydrogenase iron-sulfur subunit has translation MADNFEPVIIGFLCNWCAYAGADLAGVSRLQYPPNMRAIRVMCSGMVHPNLVVDALEKGADGVIIMGUHLGECHYLDGNHKALARANAINLVLEDLGIDPERFAIEWVSGAEAPKFQKVVTEFTEKIRTLGPNPVRLKKKRAFSA, from the coding sequence ATGGCAGACAATTTCGAGCCTGTAATCATCGGATTCCTCTGTAACTGGTGTGCATATGCCGGTGCAGACCTGGCGGGAGTCTCCAGGCTGCAATATCCCCCGAACATGCGCGCCATCAGGGTCATGTGCTCCGGCATGGTTCATCCCAACCTCGTTGTCGATGCTCTGGAAAAGGGAGCCGACGGCGTCATCATCATGGGCTGACACCTCGGTGAATGTCATTACCTGGATGGTAATCACAAAGCACTGGCTAGGGCAAACGCCATCAATCTGGTCCTCGAAGATCTCGGCATCGACCCCGAAAGGTTTGCGATCGAATGGGTTTCTGGGGCTGAGGCTCCCAAGTTCCAGAAGGTCGTCACGGAGTTTACGGAAAAAATCCGCACTCTTGGTCCCAATCCTGTTCGGCTGAAAAAGAAACGGGCCTTCAGCGCCTAA